A region of bacterium DNA encodes the following proteins:
- a CDS encoding tetratricopeptide repeat protein translates to MKRLIVFGLLISVSGCAFFNTYFNARKAYNNGIHSIQSKKEQTRNQLTASDEITIYRFDPDPETISNDALQFFDVAIEKANKVVALHPDSRWVENAILLMGKAHYYRGTQNDYYDAKNRFEVYLAQDSPNKDMSEAKFWYAKTLVKLQMFDDAEQVLYDLTDTKDRNDYQCSAFLLLGDIQFSKGQLDESMQYYVKASTMASTFALKKNAYFKVGFSSFQLQKFDQALEYFRKLGKMDLEVAERFDVTLMTAQTMKLAGQYDQAIRLLDKIISNLRYKNFFIRAEFEIADILRLKGNYTEATEQFQYVIDTYKNNIFTGNAYYYMALMNDQEPKKRSDGFIPNPDQAKKYYYLVYTKYPQSPYKDASIARYQYLSKMETFKGFITADENLYKKILIKIDDPSTDISKLKESSIPDTAADGFDKIEDNVKKSIKTYRAVNTSNLTENFLTDTLTTLDSVFSLRDSILKKDSTSNWLTMLDIDSAALQQLVLEDSLVKAGFSKKSTLGAILSEKESKKEIEEIKLENKELQDKLTEVQNELIQINQMTELDGLQSKKSLVFDRIAYEYLSMADYFYYEDTRLDSALFYYQWVGEHFRETPSEEVALYSIARVHQKQKNPNWKYYFEFAFQKFPNGRMADVGMHILKLDTLNPNPFYDTFCRAEKSLIVEKDFYKAVSLYKQVAQSDTSNLKWSSLYAMGLLYEQKLDDPERAFRTYNTLVYAKPESEFAKILRPKIDAYIAKLSLSKDSMFTWIDTQFVKIKMHTDTTHILTTDSMTAIRLDSISNKKTIQTLDSAKTKRRIIEDEDSQDFKKKPKINKDKKPRDEVDKKDHTIEE, encoded by the coding sequence ATGAAACGACTAATTGTTTTTGGTTTATTGATCAGCGTCTCCGGCTGTGCATTTTTTAATACCTATTTTAATGCACGCAAAGCATACAACAACGGCATTCATTCGATTCAATCCAAGAAAGAGCAAACCCGTAATCAATTGACGGCATCCGATGAAATTACCATATATCGGTTCGACCCCGATCCTGAAACCATTTCCAATGATGCTTTGCAATTTTTTGACGTTGCTATTGAAAAAGCCAATAAAGTTGTCGCTTTGCATCCGGACAGCCGGTGGGTTGAAAATGCGATATTGCTGATGGGCAAAGCCCATTACTATCGCGGAACCCAAAACGATTATTATGATGCCAAAAACCGTTTCGAAGTATATCTTGCTCAAGATTCGCCGAATAAAGATATGTCGGAAGCAAAATTCTGGTATGCCAAAACACTTGTCAAATTGCAAATGTTCGACGACGCTGAACAGGTTTTGTACGATCTTACCGACACGAAAGATCGCAATGATTATCAATGCTCGGCGTTTCTACTATTAGGGGACATTCAATTTAGTAAGGGACAACTGGACGAATCCATGCAGTACTATGTCAAAGCTTCGACCATGGCGTCTACTTTTGCTCTGAAAAAAAATGCATATTTTAAAGTAGGATTTTCTTCATTTCAACTTCAGAAATTCGATCAGGCATTAGAATATTTCCGTAAACTCGGCAAAATGGATCTGGAAGTCGCTGAACGTTTTGATGTTACATTGATGACGGCTCAAACTATGAAGCTTGCCGGACAATATGATCAGGCGATCCGGCTTTTGGACAAAATCATTTCAAATCTGCGGTATAAAAATTTTTTCATTAGAGCTGAGTTTGAAATTGCAGACATTTTACGCTTGAAAGGCAATTACACTGAAGCCACGGAACAGTTTCAGTATGTCATCGATACGTATAAAAATAATATTTTTACCGGCAATGCATATTATTACATGGCGTTGATGAACGATCAAGAGCCCAAAAAACGAAGCGACGGTTTCATTCCTAACCCCGATCAAGCCAAAAAATATTATTACCTTGTTTATACGAAATATCCGCAGTCTCCTTACAAAGACGCCTCTATAGCCCGTTATCAATACTTGTCAAAAATGGAGACCTTCAAAGGTTTTATTACGGCTGATGAAAATTTGTACAAAAAAATCTTAATCAAAATCGATGACCCTTCAACGGATATTTCGAAACTTAAAGAATCTTCCATTCCAGATACTGCGGCTGATGGATTTGATAAGATTGAAGATAATGTTAAGAAAAGCATAAAAACTTATCGGGCTGTCAATACATCAAATTTAACTGAAAATTTTTTGACCGATACCCTTACTACCCTTGATTCCGTTTTTTCGCTTCGGGACAGTATTTTGAAAAAAGATTCAACGTCGAATTGGCTGACCATGCTTGATATAGATAGTGCAGCGCTGCAACAGCTCGTCCTTGAGGACAGTCTTGTTAAAGCCGGCTTTTCAAAAAAATCGACTCTCGGAGCAATTCTCTCAGAAAAAGAAAGCAAAAAAGAAATCGAAGAAATTAAATTAGAAAACAAAGAATTACAAGATAAGCTCACGGAGGTACAAAACGAATTAATCCAGATCAATCAAATGACAGAATTGGACGGCCTTCAATCAAAAAAAAGCTTGGTGTTTGATCGGATTGCTTATGAGTATCTTTCTATGGCCGATTATTTTTATTATGAAGATACGCGTCTTGATTCAGCTCTGTTCTATTATCAATGGGTCGGTGAACATTTTCGAGAAACGCCTTCAGAAGAGGTGGCTTTATACAGTATTGCGCGCGTACACCAAAAGCAAAAAAATCCGAATTGGAAGTATTACTTTGAATTTGCCTTTCAAAAATTTCCAAACGGCCGCATGGCTGATGTTGGGATGCATATTTTAAAACTGGATACGCTTAATCCGAATCCATTCTACGATACGTTTTGCCGGGCAGAAAAATCGCTGATCGTTGAAAAAGATTTTTACAAAGCTGTTTCATTGTACAAACAAGTAGCGCAATCGGATACTTCGAATTTAAAATGGTCGTCGTTGTACGCCATGGGGTTACTGTATGAACAAAAGTTGGACGATCCTGAAAGAGCATTTCGAACATATAATACGCTGGTCTATGCAAAGCCCGAATCCGAATTTGCAAAAATTCTTCGCCCAAAGATTGACGCCTACATCGCTAAGCTTTCTCTTTCAAAAGATTCGATGTTCACGTGGATTGATACTCAATTTGTCAAAATTAAAATGCATACCGACACGACGCATATACTTACAACAGATTCGATGACGGCGATACGCCTTGACTCAATTTCAAATAAGAAGACAATACAAACTTTAGATTCTGCAAAAACCAAAAGAAGAATTATCGAAGATGAGGATTCCCAAGACTTCAAAAAGAAACCCAAAATCAATAAAGACAAAAAACCGCGCGATGAAGTCGATAAAAAAGATCATACTATCGAAGAATAA
- a CDS encoding MBL fold metallo-hydrolase: protein MEILFLGTGTSHGVPVINCQCPTCQSTNPKNKRLRTSVLISVNDKNILIDTSIDFRQQCLTYNINHIDAILFTHHHVDHIFGLDEIRVFNKIQSQRIPCFAGATTIKMLKHTFSYIFDYPEIPGGIPMLDLIQVDQPFELFGTTIIPIEIMHGHLPIYAYKIGHFIYATDCSGIPEKSLPLFQNVKTLVLDCLRRRPHPTHYNLEQAMDVVNKLQPSQTYFTHISHDLEHQEISQLLPKNMQLAFDGLRLTCE, encoded by the coding sequence ATGGAAATACTTTTTTTGGGAACCGGCACTTCGCACGGCGTACCCGTTATAAACTGCCAATGTCCGACGTGTCAATCTACTAATCCAAAGAATAAACGTTTGCGTACTTCAGTTTTGATCTCGGTCAACGACAAGAATATTTTAATTGACACTTCGATCGATTTTCGCCAGCAATGTCTTACGTACAATATCAATCACATCGACGCCATTTTGTTTACTCATCATCATGTCGATCATATTTTTGGTTTGGACGAAATCCGTGTATTTAATAAAATCCAAAGCCAGCGCATTCCGTGTTTCGCAGGGGCAACAACGATCAAAATGTTAAAACACACATTTTCATACATTTTTGACTATCCTGAAATTCCCGGCGGCATTCCAATGCTCGATTTGATTCAAGTAGATCAGCCATTCGAACTTTTCGGAACGACTATCATTCCTATCGAAATTATGCACGGCCATCTTCCGATTTATGCCTATAAGATAGGTCATTTTATCTACGCAACCGATTGCAGCGGAATTCCGGAAAAATCTTTACCTCTTTTTCAGAATGTAAAAACTTTGGTCCTTGATTGCCTTCGTCGCCGTCCTCATCCAACCCATTACAATCTCGAACAAGCGATGGATGTTGTTAATAAATTACAACCGTCTCAGACGTATTTTACCCATATTTCTCATGACCTCGAACACCAGGAAATCTCACAATTGCTGCCAAAGAACATGCAATTAGCATTCGATGGTCTTAGACTAACTTGTGAATGA